One genomic segment of Sminthopsis crassicaudata isolate SCR6 chromosome 4, ASM4859323v1, whole genome shotgun sequence includes these proteins:
- the GLUL gene encoding glutamine synthetase isoform X1: MKAVSSQTVSPRSISPHLVSRSSSPRVRRGKGEKRNHSDQYETSDYEERHGQKLKKRRLKRRPNQIDFLIPQWPGTASNMATSASSHLNKNIKQMYMNLPQGNKVLAMYIWIDGTGEGLRCKTRTLDSEPKSIDELPEWNFDGSSTFQSEGSNSDMYLIPAALFRDPFRKDPNKLVLCEVFKYNRKPAETNLRHTCKRIMDMVTNQKPWFGMEQEYTLMGTDGHPFGWPSNGFPGPQGPYYCGVGADKAYGRDIAEAHYRACLYAGVKIGGTNAEVMPAQWEFQIGPCEGIEMGDHLWISRFILHRVCEDFGMIVTFDPKPIPGNWNGAGCHTNFSTKAMREENGLKFIEEAIERLSKRHKYHIRAYDPKGGLDNARRLTGFNETSNINEFSAGVANRGASIRIPRMVGQDKKGYFEDRRPSANCDPYAVTEALIRTCLLNETGEEPFQYKN; this comes from the exons ATGAAGGCAGTTTCCTCCCAGACTGTTTCTCCTCGGTCGATATCTCCGCACCTTGTTTCTCGATCCTCTTCTCCTCGGGTccggaggggaaagggggaaaagcgGAACCACAGCGATCAGTATGAGACCAGTGACTATGAGGAAAGGCATGGACAGAAGCTGAAAAAGAGACGGTTGAAGCGTAGGCCTAATCAGATCGATTTCCTTATCCCACAATGGCCGGG GACAGCTTCAAACATGGCCACCTCAGCCAGTTCTCACTTGAACAAAAATATCAAGCAGATGTACATGAACCTGCCTCAAGGAAACAAAGTCCTGGCCATGTACATTTGGATCGATGGCACTGGTGAGGGACTTCGCTGTAAAACTCGGACCCTGGACAGTGAACCGAAGAGCATCGATG AACTACCTGAATGGAATTTTGATGGCTCCAGCACTTTTCAGTCCGAAGGCTCTAACAGTGACATGTACCTTATTCCTGCTGCTCTGTTCCGAGACCCCTTCCGAAAGGACCCCAACAAACTGGTTCTCTGTGAAGTTTTCAAGTATAACCGCAAGCCTGCAG AGACCAATTTGAGGCATACCTGTAAACGGATAATGGATATGGTGACCAACCAGAAACCCTGGTTTGGTATGGAGCAAGAGTATACTCTCATGGGAACAGATGGACACCCTTTTGGTTGGCCTTCCAATGGATTCCCTGGACCCCAGG GTCCATATTACTGTGGCGTGGGAGCTGATAAAGCCTATGGAAGAGATATAGCGGAAGCTCATTACCGTGCTTGCCTATATGCTGGAGTCAAAATTGGGGGGACAAATGCTGAAGTAATGCCAGCTCAG TGGGAGTTCCAGATAGGACCGTGTGAAGGGATTGAAATGGGAGATCACCTCTGGATTTCCCGCTTCATCCTCCATCGAGTGTGTGAAGATTTTGGAATGATCGTAACATTTGATCCCAAGCCCATCCCTGGAAACTGGAATGGAGCTGGTTGCCATACTAACTTCAGTACCAAGGCCATGAGAGAAGAGAATGGTCTAAa GTTTATTGAAGAAGCCATCGAGAGATTAAGTAAACGACACAAGTATCACATCCGAGCCTATGACCCCAAAGGGGGTCTGGACAATGCCCGTCGCCTGACAGGTTTCAATGAGACATCCAACATCAACGAGTTCTCTGCTGGTGTGGCCAACCGCGGCGCCAGCATCCGAATTCCCAGGATGGTTGGGCAGGACAAGAAGGGCTACTTTGAAGATCGCCGCCCCTCTGCCAACTGTGACCCTTACGCAGTGACAGAGGCGCTTATCCGTACCTGTCTTCTCAATGAGACAGGAGAAGAACCCTTTCAGTATAAAAACTAA
- the GLUL gene encoding glutamine synthetase isoform X2, protein MATSASSHLNKNIKQMYMNLPQGNKVLAMYIWIDGTGEGLRCKTRTLDSEPKSIDELPEWNFDGSSTFQSEGSNSDMYLIPAALFRDPFRKDPNKLVLCEVFKYNRKPAETNLRHTCKRIMDMVTNQKPWFGMEQEYTLMGTDGHPFGWPSNGFPGPQGPYYCGVGADKAYGRDIAEAHYRACLYAGVKIGGTNAEVMPAQWEFQIGPCEGIEMGDHLWISRFILHRVCEDFGMIVTFDPKPIPGNWNGAGCHTNFSTKAMREENGLKFIEEAIERLSKRHKYHIRAYDPKGGLDNARRLTGFNETSNINEFSAGVANRGASIRIPRMVGQDKKGYFEDRRPSANCDPYAVTEALIRTCLLNETGEEPFQYKN, encoded by the exons ATGGCCACCTCAGCCAGTTCTCACTTGAACAAAAATATCAAGCAGATGTACATGAACCTGCCTCAAGGAAACAAAGTCCTGGCCATGTACATTTGGATCGATGGCACTGGTGAGGGACTTCGCTGTAAAACTCGGACCCTGGACAGTGAACCGAAGAGCATCGATG AACTACCTGAATGGAATTTTGATGGCTCCAGCACTTTTCAGTCCGAAGGCTCTAACAGTGACATGTACCTTATTCCTGCTGCTCTGTTCCGAGACCCCTTCCGAAAGGACCCCAACAAACTGGTTCTCTGTGAAGTTTTCAAGTATAACCGCAAGCCTGCAG AGACCAATTTGAGGCATACCTGTAAACGGATAATGGATATGGTGACCAACCAGAAACCCTGGTTTGGTATGGAGCAAGAGTATACTCTCATGGGAACAGATGGACACCCTTTTGGTTGGCCTTCCAATGGATTCCCTGGACCCCAGG GTCCATATTACTGTGGCGTGGGAGCTGATAAAGCCTATGGAAGAGATATAGCGGAAGCTCATTACCGTGCTTGCCTATATGCTGGAGTCAAAATTGGGGGGACAAATGCTGAAGTAATGCCAGCTCAG TGGGAGTTCCAGATAGGACCGTGTGAAGGGATTGAAATGGGAGATCACCTCTGGATTTCCCGCTTCATCCTCCATCGAGTGTGTGAAGATTTTGGAATGATCGTAACATTTGATCCCAAGCCCATCCCTGGAAACTGGAATGGAGCTGGTTGCCATACTAACTTCAGTACCAAGGCCATGAGAGAAGAGAATGGTCTAAa GTTTATTGAAGAAGCCATCGAGAGATTAAGTAAACGACACAAGTATCACATCCGAGCCTATGACCCCAAAGGGGGTCTGGACAATGCCCGTCGCCTGACAGGTTTCAATGAGACATCCAACATCAACGAGTTCTCTGCTGGTGTGGCCAACCGCGGCGCCAGCATCCGAATTCCCAGGATGGTTGGGCAGGACAAGAAGGGCTACTTTGAAGATCGCCGCCCCTCTGCCAACTGTGACCCTTACGCAGTGACAGAGGCGCTTATCCGTACCTGTCTTCTCAATGAGACAGGAGAAGAACCCTTTCAGTATAAAAACTAA